One window from the genome of Salisaeta longa DSM 21114 encodes:
- a CDS encoding TolC family protein translates to MRLLLACLVGFVLLASSGRSSRAHAFNEHAAPDTVRLSLEETIARTLNRSPEVGVEEAQRRRAAARYGEARASRFLTEFSLNTAHSFAPGLDIPPGNTQPLDQLYLNPEVDNDWTLGALRPFNQLEVKATQPLYTWGELSGSIRAARFGVQVDAAAVERKALEVALRTGRLYYDLQLTQELQRLANETESVIDRAAREMQRLIKAGSTSVDLADEYQLKLFRQEYQRRVVEIREQQATARAALQRQLFLSDTTAFAPAAGPLQPLNVSIAPDALQHYITMALRRRPEINQAQAGIQARKAQVTVARSDYYPKLGLQASYTIRGTPGRYRQENAYINDPYRGQGTRTGIGIQQNLNFFQTEARVEQAQAQLAAVRYQLDGARQLVKFETEEAFRKLLIAQAALKSRRASLDLTKEWLRTEQINFDLGVGNVDNLVQAVQANLDAEVRYWQAVRDFNVAVLRLYRATGVLVDRTKSGMLVEPNP, encoded by the coding sequence ATGCGCCTTTTGCTTGCCTGCTTGGTTGGTTTTGTCCTGCTCGCCAGTAGTGGACGTTCGTCGCGGGCGCATGCCTTCAACGAACACGCGGCCCCCGACACGGTGCGCCTGTCGCTTGAAGAAACCATTGCGCGCACGCTCAACCGAAGCCCCGAGGTGGGCGTGGAGGAAGCCCAGCGCCGCCGCGCCGCCGCCCGCTACGGAGAGGCACGCGCCAGCCGCTTCCTCACCGAGTTCTCCCTGAACACGGCCCACTCGTTCGCGCCCGGGCTCGACATTCCCCCTGGCAACACGCAGCCGCTCGACCAGCTGTACCTGAACCCCGAGGTGGATAACGACTGGACGCTGGGCGCGCTTCGACCGTTCAACCAGCTGGAGGTGAAGGCGACACAGCCGCTGTACACCTGGGGTGAGCTGAGCGGCAGCATCCGCGCGGCCCGCTTTGGCGTGCAGGTAGACGCCGCCGCCGTTGAGCGGAAAGCCCTGGAGGTGGCCCTACGCACCGGCCGCCTCTATTACGACCTACAGCTTACGCAAGAGCTGCAGCGCCTCGCCAACGAAACGGAGTCGGTGATTGACCGCGCGGCCCGCGAAATGCAGCGGCTCATTAAGGCCGGCAGCACCAGCGTAGACCTTGCCGATGAGTACCAGCTCAAGCTCTTTCGGCAGGAATACCAGCGGCGGGTCGTCGAAATTCGCGAGCAACAAGCCACCGCCCGCGCCGCCCTGCAACGCCAGCTCTTTTTGTCCGACACGACGGCGTTTGCCCCCGCTGCCGGCCCGCTGCAGCCGCTCAACGTCTCCATCGCCCCCGACGCGCTGCAGCACTACATCACGATGGCGCTGCGCCGCCGCCCCGAGATTAATCAGGCGCAAGCCGGCATTCAAGCCCGCAAGGCGCAGGTAACCGTGGCCCGCTCCGACTACTATCCGAAACTGGGCTTGCAAGCGTCGTACACCATCCGCGGCACGCCCGGGCGTTACCGCCAGGAAAATGCCTACATCAACGACCCCTACCGGGGCCAGGGCACGCGCACCGGCATTGGCATCCAACAAAACCTGAACTTCTTCCAGACCGAAGCGCGCGTCGAGCAGGCGCAGGCCCAGCTGGCCGCCGTGCGGTACCAGCTCGATGGCGCCCGGCAGCTCGTGAAGTTTGAAACAGAAGAAGCCTTTCGCAAGCTGCTCATCGCACAGGCCGCTCTCAAATCGCGCAGAGCGTCGCTCGACCTCACCAAAGAGTGGCTGCGCACCGAGCAGATCAACTTCGACCTGGGCGTGGGCAATGTGGACAATTTGGTACAGGCCGTGCAGGCCAATCTGGACGCCGAGGTACGCTACTGGCAGGCCGTGCGTGACTTTAACGTCGCGGTACTGCGGCTTTACCGAGCAACCGGCGTGCTCGTCGACCGCACTAAGTCCGGCATGCTTGTTGAACCCAACCCGTAA
- a CDS encoding MlaC/ttg2D family ABC transporter substrate-binding protein yields the protein MRHFRTLLLAVVVLLSAVPMVHAQSAERAAAEIRQMLTERDQQIKAILEGDTKNFSEAQRERLKTLINSVIDFRAMGKQALGPYWSDLSAKQQDEFVAVFRDIVRAQSLADLEVYNSKVTYDTIEVVGDSAFVRTITEYKNTRTPVNYILRRSDGTWRAEDIILDGVSTAEGYARSFQTMIRKRSYDFLMKRLRAKREAVASR from the coding sequence ATGAGACATTTTCGCACGTTGTTGCTTGCTGTCGTCGTTCTTCTAAGCGCCGTGCCGATGGTTCACGCCCAATCGGCTGAGCGGGCCGCGGCCGAAATCCGCCAGATGCTGACCGAGCGCGACCAGCAAATCAAGGCCATCCTGGAGGGCGACACCAAGAACTTTTCCGAGGCGCAACGCGAGCGCCTCAAAACGCTCATCAACAGCGTGATCGACTTTCGCGCGATGGGCAAGCAAGCCTTGGGGCCGTACTGGAGCGACCTGTCCGCCAAGCAGCAGGATGAGTTTGTCGCCGTCTTCCGCGACATCGTGCGGGCGCAGTCGCTGGCCGACCTGGAGGTGTACAACTCGAAGGTTACCTACGACACGATCGAGGTGGTGGGCGACAGCGCTTTTGTGCGCACCATCACCGAGTACAAGAACACCCGCACGCCCGTCAACTACATCTTACGCCGCAGCGATGGAACGTGGAGGGCCGAAGATATTATTCTGGATGGCGTGAGCACGGCCGAAGGCTATGCGCGCTCGTTCCAAACCATGATACGCAAACGCAGCTACGACTTTCTGATGAAGCGCCTGCGTGCAAAACGCGAGGCGGTTGCCTCCCGCTAG
- a CDS encoding glycosyltransferase family protein, translating to MSSPTEGYVYHSYGPERYVHHVVASVETLRRYDTTRPVALYCPPHHQAALAARGLSDAFAVLEDLPEPHHSIVGFKHSLDRFKPFDRSLFLDADMVFCRNPDPLWAQLSSYPFTATGLQRADFFFGGPKGAGVLLDMLLMRRQRTLRRFGLTHLPRVQAGMIYAQDDALTEEVCALASSFLDQVDAMHFRSRLDEGRSEETCEWSLAMAMSKRNVPVFPWWQGINSPQLDFIEGLTTYDPDFCTVRCRYYSSRFTYSLRGIPLEGLRDTLISLVTKLPGFGDYMYVTPFILHFGWIHQKQPFYEFAERVWAQHA from the coding sequence ATGTCCTCCCCCACCGAAGGGTACGTTTATCACAGCTACGGTCCGGAGCGGTATGTGCATCACGTCGTAGCTTCGGTAGAGACCTTGCGGCGGTATGATACCACCCGGCCCGTAGCCCTCTATTGCCCGCCCCATCACCAAGCGGCCCTCGCGGCGCGCGGTTTAAGCGATGCGTTCGCGGTTTTGGAAGATCTCCCCGAACCCCACCACTCCATCGTTGGCTTCAAGCATTCGCTGGACCGGTTCAAGCCCTTTGACCGGTCCCTTTTCTTGGATGCCGATATGGTGTTCTGCCGCAACCCCGACCCGCTGTGGGCCCAACTGTCGTCGTATCCGTTTACGGCTACCGGATTGCAACGCGCCGACTTTTTCTTTGGCGGGCCGAAGGGGGCAGGCGTCCTTTTGGACATGCTGCTGATGCGCCGCCAGCGCACCCTTCGCCGGTTTGGCCTCACGCACCTTCCCCGCGTACAAGCGGGCATGATTTACGCCCAAGACGACGCGCTTACTGAGGAAGTGTGCGCCCTGGCGTCTTCGTTCCTCGACCAGGTCGATGCCATGCACTTTCGGAGCCGCCTCGACGAGGGGCGCTCGGAAGAAACCTGCGAGTGGAGCCTGGCCATGGCCATGAGCAAACGCAACGTGCCCGTCTTCCCGTGGTGGCAGGGCATCAACAGTCCGCAGCTTGACTTCATTGAAGGGCTCACAACCTACGACCCGGACTTTTGCACCGTGCGCTGCCGGTACTACAGCTCCCGCTTTACGTACAGCCTGCGCGGCATTCCCCTGGAAGGCCTGCGCGATACGCTCATTTCCCTCGTCACGAAGCTCCCCGGGTTTGGTGACTACATGTACGTGACGCCCTTCATCCTTCACTTCGGCTGGATTCACCAAAAGCAGCCGTTCTACGAATTTGCAGAGCGGGTATGGGCGCAGCACGCCTAA
- a CDS encoding NAD-dependent epimerase/dehydratase family protein — MRYLITGGAGFIGSHLADALLADGHSVHAFDNLSTGRRTNIEHLASNDRFALTIGNVLDAHTLEQIMRPCDAVIHLAAAVGVKRIMEHPVETIQTNVGGTENVLQLAHHLDKKVLLASTSEVYGKAMQKDPSLNDLSEGDDWTLGTPEKRRWAYACSKAMDEFLARAYYDEYDVPVVCMRFFNTVGPRQSSQYGMVIPTFVRQALAGGPVRVFGDGTQSRCFTHVRDAVAAVRALLDAPAAEGEIFNIGNHEEVTINDLAARVIARTGSSAAIDHIPYEEVYGPGFEDMKRRTPNLDKIRSVVGYAPQHTTEDILDDVIAYEKQRPRPAPAAS, encoded by the coding sequence ATGCGCTACCTCATTACTGGCGGAGCCGGCTTTATAGGCAGCCATCTGGCGGATGCCCTCCTCGCTGACGGCCACTCGGTTCATGCGTTCGACAACCTATCGACCGGTCGGCGCACGAACATCGAGCATCTTGCCAGCAATGATCGGTTTGCGCTTACCATAGGCAACGTCCTCGACGCGCACACGCTTGAGCAGATCATGCGCCCGTGCGATGCGGTGATCCATCTCGCCGCCGCGGTGGGTGTGAAGCGCATCATGGAGCATCCGGTGGAAACGATTCAGACCAATGTGGGCGGCACCGAAAACGTTTTGCAACTCGCCCATCATCTTGACAAGAAGGTGCTGCTTGCCTCCACGTCGGAAGTGTACGGGAAGGCCATGCAAAAGGACCCGTCGCTCAACGACCTCTCCGAAGGTGACGACTGGACGCTGGGCACGCCTGAAAAGCGGCGGTGGGCCTATGCTTGCTCGAAAGCCATGGACGAATTCCTGGCGCGCGCGTACTACGACGAGTATGATGTGCCGGTGGTGTGCATGCGGTTCTTTAATACGGTAGGCCCGCGGCAGTCTAGCCAGTACGGCATGGTCATCCCCACGTTTGTACGCCAGGCCCTCGCGGGTGGCCCCGTGCGGGTATTTGGCGACGGCACGCAGTCGCGGTGCTTTACCCATGTGCGCGACGCGGTGGCGGCTGTGCGTGCGTTGCTCGACGCCCCCGCGGCCGAAGGCGAAATCTTTAACATCGGCAACCACGAAGAAGTCACGATCAACGATCTCGCCGCGCGTGTCATCGCGCGCACCGGCTCCTCCGCAGCGATTGACCACATCCCCTACGAAGAGGTCTACGGGCCGGGGTTCGAAGACATGAAGCGGCGCACGCCCAACCTCGATAAGATTCGCTCGGTGGTGGGCTATGCCCCCCAACACACCACAGAAGACATTCTTGACGATGTGATCGCCTACGAAAAGCAGCGGCCACGCCCAGCTCCGGCGGCCTCGTAA
- a CDS encoding glycosyl transferase, protein MNWPWYIAGSVAFFATLLFTPLVIRLAHAREWLAYPEADRWHETPTALMGGLAIAPAVFAGWMGSGPSQASFLIAGGALLMFVVGFIDDRYGVQPSAKLAAQSIATALLLFAGYAFAESWSIWISFPLTFLWVVGITNAINLLDNMDGLAAGIAGIAALVMAGFAAWVGQPVAVLWGLVVSGASLGFLVFNFNPARIFMGDCGSLFLGYLIASLAVMIQQEVPPAVQGAAVLVPVAVLAVPILDTTLVTFVRKLAGRAVSQGGRDHTSHRLVFLGLSERHAVLMLYGLSLLSGGLALAALVVDLKLFYALMGFWAIALIVFGIQLARADVYESSGAPTQGDGHGAAASRRRNPSHLLYRLFGDRWKAFLGVLADMVLVAAAFVLAHYLRFEQGLSVPHEEQLTLLLPLVVGIKIAVFYAMGLYRGIWRHAGTPEIVRAGAATALASLVVGGLIAAWQGPNRVSLAVLIIDWMTVTLAVTGVRFGFRGLRQYLASKANQGARALLYGAGAAGSLAVRELRQNDHLDLVPVGFLDDDPLKQGQRIQGLQVLGRGGSLEALCQAHDIETLIITTDHLSARKRLRLHERCAALGIPCRQFDLSIQAVPTSNERPVLIRPSGP, encoded by the coding sequence ATGAATTGGCCCTGGTACATCGCGGGAAGTGTTGCGTTCTTTGCCACGCTTCTGTTTACGCCGCTTGTTATTCGGTTAGCTCACGCCCGCGAGTGGCTCGCCTATCCCGAGGCCGATCGGTGGCACGAGACGCCCACGGCGCTGATGGGCGGCCTGGCCATCGCGCCGGCCGTTTTTGCCGGTTGGATGGGCAGCGGTCCGTCGCAGGCCTCCTTCCTTATTGCCGGCGGTGCCCTGCTGATGTTTGTGGTGGGCTTCATCGATGATCGGTACGGCGTTCAGCCCAGCGCAAAGCTCGCGGCCCAAAGCATAGCCACCGCTCTGCTCCTGTTTGCCGGCTACGCATTTGCCGAAAGCTGGTCGATCTGGATCTCGTTTCCGCTCACGTTCTTGTGGGTGGTGGGCATCACCAATGCCATCAACCTCCTTGACAACATGGACGGCCTCGCGGCCGGCATTGCCGGCATTGCCGCCCTCGTGATGGCCGGATTTGCTGCCTGGGTTGGCCAGCCGGTGGCTGTGCTGTGGGGACTGGTGGTGAGCGGCGCATCGCTGGGGTTCCTCGTCTTCAATTTTAACCCCGCCCGCATTTTCATGGGCGACTGCGGCAGCCTCTTCCTCGGCTACCTGATTGCCAGCCTGGCCGTCATGATTCAGCAAGAGGTGCCGCCGGCGGTGCAGGGTGCCGCCGTTCTTGTGCCTGTGGCGGTTCTGGCAGTGCCCATTCTGGATACGACCCTCGTCACCTTCGTGCGCAAGCTCGCGGGCCGCGCGGTCTCGCAAGGAGGCCGCGACCACACCTCCCACCGGCTGGTCTTTCTCGGACTGTCGGAGCGCCATGCCGTGCTGATGCTGTACGGCCTCAGCCTGTTGTCCGGCGGGCTCGCGCTGGCAGCCCTCGTCGTTGACCTCAAACTCTTTTACGCCCTCATGGGCTTTTGGGCCATCGCCCTGATTGTGTTTGGCATTCAGCTGGCCCGTGCCGACGTGTACGAGTCGTCGGGCGCTCCCACGCAAGGCGACGGGCACGGCGCCGCCGCCTCGCGGCGCCGCAACCCCTCGCACTTGCTGTATCGCTTGTTTGGCGATCGCTGGAAAGCTTTTCTTGGCGTCCTCGCCGATATGGTGCTGGTGGCCGCGGCCTTTGTCCTTGCCCACTACCTTCGGTTTGAACAGGGCTTGTCGGTGCCGCATGAAGAGCAGTTGACGCTGCTCCTGCCCCTTGTCGTGGGCATCAAAATTGCTGTTTTCTACGCGATGGGCTTATACCGCGGCATCTGGCGCCATGCCGGAACGCCCGAGATTGTTCGTGCCGGCGCCGCAACGGCCCTTGCGTCACTCGTCGTGGGCGGCCTCATTGCGGCGTGGCAGGGCCCCAATCGCGTGTCGCTGGCTGTGCTCATCATCGACTGGATGACCGTCACCCTGGCGGTGACCGGCGTGCGCTTCGGATTTCGCGGCCTGCGGCAGTACTTGGCGTCCAAGGCCAACCAGGGGGCGCGCGCGCTGCTCTATGGCGCCGGCGCCGCCGGTAGTCTCGCGGTGCGCGAGCTCCGGCAAAATGACCACCTCGACCTTGTTCCCGTGGGCTTCCTCGACGACGATCCACTCAAACAGGGCCAGCGCATCCAGGGCCTCCAGGTGCTGGGGCGCGGCGGCAGCCTCGAAGCGCTGTGCCAAGCGCACGACATCGAGACGCTTATCATTACAACCGACCACCTGTCGGCTCGCAAGCGCCTTCGCCTGCACGAACGATGCGCGGCCCTGGGCATTCCGTGCCGGCAGTTCGACCTTAGCATTCAGGCCGTCCCTACCTCCAACGAGCGCCCGGTCCTGATCCGCCCGTCCGGCCCGTGA
- a CDS encoding nucleotide sugar dehydrogenase: MNSPTHVSTPNGEAPPAGPALSGPAQQLADRLHDKSATIGIIGLGYVGLPLAVEYAAQGFSTIGIDVDEQRVARLNAGDNYIEDLDDDHVRSLVDQETLQGTTSFEACADVDVFYICVPTPVTPQKEPDTTYIESAAQSIADHLRPGQLVILKSTTYPNTTEGVVQPILDREGRDHGWTLGEDYFLAFSPERIDPGNKEYTTANTPVVAGGVTPVCTELTRRALDAIVGEVHTVANPKVAEMEKLLENIFRSVNIALVNELARLCDRMGGVSMWEVVEAAATKPFGFMPFYPGPGLGGHCIPIDPHYLAWIAKRYDFETSFITLAARINEGMPFYVTEAVVEAIAKQPIALSDARVLILGVAFKGNVDDTRHSPAETVIKQLRAKGIDTIHFADPHVDGFTVPQPDGTRRTIEKVDCTPEVLANHDVAVIITDHAAFDAALIADHAPAIVDTRNLLADVDDDALQAKMTLLGGG, translated from the coding sequence ATGAACAGCCCAACCCACGTATCGACGCCCAATGGCGAAGCCCCACCCGCCGGCCCGGCATTGAGCGGACCGGCCCAGCAATTGGCCGACCGCCTGCACGACAAATCCGCGACCATTGGCATTATTGGGCTGGGGTATGTGGGCCTGCCGCTGGCCGTTGAATATGCGGCCCAAGGGTTTTCCACCATCGGCATTGACGTAGATGAGCAACGGGTGGCGCGCCTCAACGCCGGCGACAATTACATTGAAGACCTCGACGACGACCACGTGCGCAGCTTGGTTGATCAGGAGACGCTGCAGGGCACGACGTCCTTTGAGGCGTGCGCCGATGTCGACGTGTTTTACATCTGCGTGCCGACGCCCGTTACTCCTCAGAAGGAGCCAGACACGACCTACATTGAGTCCGCGGCCCAGTCCATTGCCGACCACCTGCGACCTGGGCAGCTGGTTATCCTGAAGAGCACCACCTATCCCAACACCACAGAAGGCGTGGTGCAGCCCATCCTAGACCGCGAGGGCCGCGACCACGGGTGGACCCTCGGCGAGGATTACTTTTTGGCGTTCAGCCCCGAGCGCATCGACCCCGGCAACAAAGAGTACACCACCGCCAACACGCCGGTGGTCGCAGGCGGCGTCACGCCGGTGTGCACCGAGCTCACGCGGCGCGCGCTCGATGCCATCGTCGGCGAGGTGCACACGGTGGCCAACCCCAAAGTGGCCGAGATGGAAAAGTTGCTGGAAAACATTTTCCGGTCGGTCAACATCGCGCTGGTGAACGAGCTGGCCCGCCTTTGCGACCGCATGGGCGGCGTTTCGATGTGGGAGGTCGTAGAGGCCGCTGCAACAAAGCCCTTCGGCTTTATGCCGTTCTACCCGGGCCCGGGCCTCGGCGGCCACTGCATTCCCATCGACCCGCACTACCTGGCCTGGATTGCCAAGCGCTACGACTTCGAGACGAGCTTCATCACCCTCGCGGCCCGCATCAACGAGGGCATGCCGTTTTACGTCACCGAGGCGGTGGTCGAAGCCATTGCCAAACAGCCCATCGCGCTGTCCGACGCACGCGTCCTCATCCTGGGCGTTGCCTTTAAAGGGAACGTGGACGATACGCGCCACTCCCCGGCCGAAACCGTCATCAAGCAGCTGCGCGCCAAAGGCATCGACACCATCCACTTTGCCGATCCGCACGTAGATGGGTTCACGGTACCGCAGCCCGATGGCACGCGGCGCACCATCGAGAAGGTCGACTGCACGCCAGAGGTGCTCGCCAACCACGACGTGGCCGTCATCATCACCGACCATGCGGCGTTTGATGCGGCCCTCATCGCCGACCATGCCCCGGCCATTGTGGATACCCGCAACCTGCTTGCCGACGTGGATGATGACGCGTTGCAGGCGAAAATGACGCTTTTGGGCGGCGGATGA
- a CDS encoding site-2 protease family protein, with the protein MRPFSTAPSDASAASSAAPPRNRYWLHALLFVLTVVSTIYAGAQWASRVLLYNDMGWWLAVVDGLRYAVPLVGFLTVHEFGHYFASRHHRINASLPYYIPFPFNGIGNFGAVIRIRDPIPSTRILFDIGAAGPLAGFVVALGVLLYGFATLPGPEYLLTQPGHEALKAYIQQHGAFPAERLPAQSATVILIGQTPLFWFLSQFFAHVPPMYEIYHYPVLFAGWLGLFFTALNLLPVGQLDGGHILYALFGRRWHRRLARGFVLLLLWSGGIGFMDDIRPWLAEQSVWLGEGAWILMAGLFYGLLYRIMNGAHEHIAPSLAGLLLAVGGARWLGITHIGYTGWFLWVLIIIFLVRVEHPPVRYEQPLTRRQRYLGYACIAIFLLCFSFQPITVA; encoded by the coding sequence GTGCGCCCCTTTTCTACTGCGCCTTCTGATGCTTCGGCCGCGTCGTCGGCCGCTCCGCCACGCAACCGCTACTGGCTGCATGCGCTCCTTTTCGTGCTCACCGTGGTCTCTACGATCTACGCGGGCGCTCAGTGGGCCAGCCGCGTGCTGCTCTACAACGACATGGGATGGTGGCTGGCGGTGGTCGATGGCCTGCGGTACGCCGTGCCCCTTGTAGGCTTCCTTACGGTGCACGAGTTTGGGCACTACTTCGCCTCGCGGCACCATCGTATCAACGCATCGCTGCCCTACTACATTCCGTTTCCGTTTAATGGCATCGGAAACTTTGGGGCCGTCATTCGCATCCGCGACCCCATTCCCTCCACGCGCATCCTGTTCGACATTGGCGCCGCGGGCCCCCTCGCAGGCTTCGTTGTGGCGCTCGGCGTTCTCTTGTATGGGTTCGCCACGCTCCCAGGCCCCGAGTATCTCCTCACGCAACCCGGCCACGAGGCGCTGAAGGCCTACATTCAGCAACACGGCGCGTTTCCCGCCGAGCGCCTGCCCGCCCAAAGCGCAACGGTGATCCTCATCGGCCAAACGCCCCTCTTTTGGTTCCTGTCGCAGTTCTTTGCGCACGTGCCGCCGATGTACGAAATCTATCATTACCCGGTGCTGTTTGCCGGCTGGCTGGGGCTCTTTTTTACCGCCCTAAACCTGCTGCCTGTCGGACAACTGGACGGCGGTCACATTCTGTATGCCCTTTTTGGTCGTCGCTGGCACCGGCGCCTTGCGCGCGGCTTTGTCCTGTTGCTGCTGTGGTCGGGCGGCATTGGGTTTATGGACGACATCCGGCCGTGGCTGGCGGAACAGTCGGTGTGGCTGGGCGAAGGAGCCTGGATTCTGATGGCCGGCTTGTTTTACGGTCTGCTGTACCGCATCATGAATGGCGCGCATGAGCACATTGCCCCGTCCCTTGCCGGGCTGCTGCTTGCGGTGGGCGGGGCGCGCTGGCTGGGCATTACCCACATTGGGTACACCGGCTGGTTTCTTTGGGTGCTCATCATCATCTTCTTGGTGCGGGTAGAGCACCCGCCGGTGCGCTACGAGCAACCGCTCACGCGCCGCCAGCGCTACCTGGGCTACGCCTGCATTGCCATCTTTCTTCTGTGCTTCAGCTTCCAACCAATCACCGTGGCCTAA
- a CDS encoding FlgD immunoglobulin-like domain containing protein has protein sequence MMRLFWMFFVSGWLMAGAAHAQVQPAPQRPATPPMLRPVGGPPSNLVQVMTATGDSLWFGPLIYLAPNGTTNFLAAEAPALTSGENVVFGLDVDATPARTVLWAGLAFDAGGGSAAAGGFLFSTDGGETFTQRPPALDSPTDTTVQYGANTLPAVPTVQEESATPQSIAYVPSTTAVWVAGAASGLRRSVDNGQTWERIVLPPDTASFITPTEAYNFPLVAPTQSRQGFLNHFAYSVVVDETGTAWVGTANGFNYSEPVAGSSDRAWRHVPFDGTPNAPTGDAVVRIAEQPAPGRNPLWMASWALNRSTQRPERFGVTVVRGGGRTIEQTLLGQRIFDFAFRSTAAGDTVVYAGGDDGLFVSTDSGRSWEAVQQFDVPAADVRLPPGVGVRSLATTTGALWVGTTEGLLRTTNEGALIDGDLGTHPTWQLFRVNVPLQPETPSEAVPAVRTYAYPNPFTPSADGQTRIRYATEQAGSVTVRIYDFGMNEVRVLRDEAPQAGEHEVAWNGRGAGGLRLPNGPYFYEVQTPSATARGKILLID, from the coding sequence ATGATGCGTTTGTTCTGGATGTTTTTCGTGAGCGGTTGGTTGATGGCCGGCGCGGCGCACGCGCAAGTCCAACCCGCGCCGCAACGCCCCGCCACCCCGCCGATGCTCCGCCCTGTGGGCGGCCCGCCCAGCAACCTGGTGCAGGTGATGACGGCCACCGGCGACTCGCTCTGGTTTGGGCCGCTTATCTACCTGGCGCCCAACGGCACCACCAACTTCCTGGCGGCAGAGGCCCCGGCGCTCACAAGCGGCGAAAACGTGGTCTTCGGGCTCGATGTCGACGCCACCCCTGCGCGCACCGTGCTGTGGGCCGGCCTGGCTTTCGATGCCGGCGGCGGCAGCGCAGCGGCGGGCGGGTTCCTCTTCTCCACCGACGGCGGCGAAACGTTTACGCAGCGCCCCCCTGCACTCGACAGCCCCACCGATACGACGGTGCAGTACGGCGCCAATACCCTTCCGGCGGTGCCCACGGTGCAGGAAGAGAGCGCAACGCCCCAAAGCATCGCCTACGTGCCCTCTACAACGGCCGTGTGGGTGGCCGGCGCGGCAAGCGGGCTGCGGCGCTCGGTTGATAACGGTCAAACGTGGGAGCGCATCGTCCTCCCGCCCGACACCGCCTCGTTCATCACGCCCACCGAAGCATACAACTTCCCGCTGGTCGCGCCCACGCAATCGCGGCAGGGCTTTCTGAACCACTTTGCGTACAGCGTCGTCGTCGACGAGACCGGTACCGCCTGGGTGGGCACCGCCAACGGATTCAACTACTCGGAGCCGGTGGCCGGAAGCAGCGACCGCGCCTGGCGACACGTGCCCTTCGATGGAACGCCCAATGCCCCCACCGGCGATGCGGTGGTGCGCATTGCCGAGCAGCCCGCGCCGGGCCGCAATCCGCTGTGGATGGCCAGCTGGGCCCTCAACCGAAGCACCCAACGACCCGAGCGCTTTGGCGTTACCGTCGTGCGCGGCGGCGGGCGCACCATCGAACAGACCTTACTCGGCCAGCGCATCTTTGACTTTGCCTTTCGCAGCACGGCCGCCGGCGACACCGTTGTGTATGCGGGCGGCGACGACGGGCTGTTCGTGTCGACGGACAGCGGCCGCTCGTGGGAAGCGGTGCAGCAGTTCGACGTGCCCGCGGCCGATGTGCGCCTGCCGCCCGGCGTAGGGGTGCGCAGCCTCGCCACCACCACGGGCGCCCTGTGGGTGGGCACCACCGAGGGCCTGCTGCGCACCACCAACGAGGGTGCCCTCATCGACGGCGACCTCGGCACGCACCCCACATGGCAGCTCTTTCGCGTGAACGTTCCGCTGCAACCAGAAACGCCCAGCGAGGCGGTGCCTGCGGTACGCACGTACGCCTATCCGAACCCGTTCACTCCTTCGGCCGATGGCCAAACGCGCATCCGGTACGCCACCGAGCAGGCCGGTAGCGTTACGGTGCGCATCTACGACTTTGGCATGAACGAGGTGCGCGTGCTACGCGACGAAGCCCCGCAAGCGGGCGAGCACGAGGTGGCCTGGAACGGACGCGGGGCTGGCGGCTTGCGTTTGCCCAACGGGCCGTACTTTTACGAGGTGCAAACGCCTTCGGCCACCGCCCGCGGAAAAATTCTCCTGATTGACTAA